In Helicobacter colisuis, the DNA window AAAGTCTGCCCTATAACGAAATTTTTGGGATTATTTGAAAATAAAATAACATTTCTTTGATTAACAATAACGAGACTTGCTTGTGGAAGTCGATAAGCAAAATGGCGATTTAACCATTCAAAAATACTCTGAAAATCTAGCACAAAAACCGCTGCAAATCGCATAGGTCGCCCCTCTTCCTCACGCAAAGGCAACACAAAGAAAAACTCTTGCCTCTCTTCTTGAAAATCATTTTGGCTATAAAAATCAACTTTACTATAAAAATCCCCAAAAGATTCAAGACTATTTGCCTCTAAGATAGCCGACAAATTAGTCTTGTTTTGCACTTTTGTTAAAAGAGATTTTAATAAATTCCCCTTATCATCAAACAAAAGTATATCTTTATAAACACTGCTGTGATTGGCAAATTCTCTTAAGTATTCAAAAATAGTTTCTTGTGCTCGTGCATTAGCACATTGCTCCAAAATATAACGACTTTTTGAAAAAGCCAGAATCTCGCCATAGCGACTTTGCAAAAAAGCACTTAACATTTCTGAAAAAATCTTTGAAGAGGTTTGCGCCTCTTCATAGAGATTTAAAAAGCTTTGCTCAATAATCGTGTTAATTAGTTTTTCTTGGAGATTCTCAAATTTTTCTTGAGTTTGTTCCATATAATCAAACAAATTAGCCGCAATATCTAAAGAGCTGATTTTGCCCGTTAAAGTCGTCTTGCTAAGCAGGGTATTAAGAGATGAAAATTGAGATCTGTAGCGTTGCGCCATTGGCATATACGCACTTAAGAGATTGAGCGTTGATTGTTCCATTGCTTATTTTCCTTGGAATAAAATAATTTGGACTATTATAACAAGTTATTTTTAAACAAAAGACATAAAAAGTATAAGCTTTGGAGATTATTATTATTTTTTAAAGATTTTTTTGGAAGTATTAATGATTTTAAGAATCCCAACTTAGCAATAAATCTTTTTGAGAGAGAAAATTATCAAAATGATGCGAACCGCCCTCTTCTATTACCAATTTAGAATCTTTAAACTTCTGTGCAGCCACCCTATAATCCAAAATCCTATCACCTTTTTGTAACAATACGCAATACAAACTAGGATTAATAGCTTCCACATAGTATTTTTTAAGGCTCTCAATTAAATCAAGCGTCCAAATAAAACTCTCTCCATTATAAGGGACAGACACCTTGCCAATGGCTGGAAGTAAGGTTTGATACGCGTTTATAACAGGATTAATTAACACTGCTTTAAGTTGATATTTTTCTGCTAAAAAAGTTGCATAATAGCCACCAAGAGAGCTACCTACAAGGCAGATTTTTTGTGTTTTTTGATATTTTTTAATAAAATTTTCTATCAATTCTATGGCTAAATCTGGAACATAAGGTAAGTTAGGAGTTAGTGCATTAGGCGCAAAACTAGCTATCAAACTACCCTTGTAACAAAGCCCAACACTTCTAAATCCATGCAAATACAAAAGCATTTTCTTACCTTACAAATATTTTTAATTTACAGCTTCACAAATCACAAAAGCCTAATTATTTAACTGCTGCTAAAGCTGCTTCATAATCTGGCTCGCTTGTAATCTCACTAACAATTTCTTTATGCACGATTTTACCTTCTGGATTAACCACAAATACCGCGCGTGTAAGAAGTCCCTCAAGTGGAGAACCTGCCAAAATTACTCCATAAGCCTCACCAAATGCTTTATTCCTAAAATCACTCAATGCAACAACATTTTTAATACCTTCTGTTGAACAGAATCTTCCTTGCGCAAAAGGTAAATCAAGAGACACTACAGACACTTCAGCATTAGAAAGACTTGCGGCTTTTTCGTTGAATTTGCGTGTTTGAGTAGCACACACACCTGTGTCTAGTGAAGGCACAACATTGATAATTTGAAACTTACCATTAGCACCACCCACACTTTTTACGCTCAAATCTCCAGCTATAAGATCCACTTTAGGAGCACTATCGCCAACATTTAGAGTTTTACCGCTTAAACTAACTGAATTTCCTTTAAAAGTAACCATTTTATTATCCTTTCTATTTTTAATATGGATTATTATTTTATATTAGCTACCCTAAACTAAAAATAAATTTCTAAAAAATTAGAATTCCTATGAAACCAAAATATACACTCACTTCCTCTCCCCCTTTAGCTTCCTCACTTCAAACCACAACTTAACATATCCACCCTTATACCAAGTTTTATCAGCTTTTATAAAAGTTTCTCCTAGTTTATAAGTAAGACATTCTTTTTCTTTAGGAGATTCTTGATTGAATGGGATATTTAAAAAATCAGCACATTTCAACAATTATTAGATTTGACAATAACCAAATTTTACATTTCTTTAAATTACTTCCACTAAGCAAAACAATACTTCCCTTTAAAGAAGCACTATTATTTGCCCCCACCCCACCGAGCTTATCTTAGTCTCCATCATATTTCAATCCTCTCAAGAATTTTCAAATCAAATCCACTTAGCATACCACAATCATTTTCATCAAATTTAGAAGTAGTAAGCAGTTTAAAATCCCGAATCTCCAAGGCTTTTAGAATCTGCGCACCAATGCCAAGCCCCTTAATGTCCTTGTTTGCCTCTGTAGCAAGGAATATCAAATATCCACCCTCACTTTTTAGCTTGCCTATAGCATTCATCAACCCATTAAACTTTTCTGTATCTTCTAGCAGCATTAAATCCTGTGTGATAGTGTGGAATTTCACTAAAGGGTTTTGTAATGGATTGCCAATTTTAAAAATCGTGTGGATTCGATTTAAGTGATCTTTGATTTTGATTTTTTCTGTTTTAGTTTGCAAAAATTGACAACTCTCTTTTGAAAGAATCGCAATAAGATTTTCAAAGCTTAAACGATATTGAATCAAATCTGAAACATACAAGATTTTTAGGTTATGTTTGATAGAAAATTCACTCAAAAACTTATCGCCTCTCCTAGCCATCAAGCCATCTTCTCTCATAATCTCACAAATTACGCTAATAGGCTTTAATCCTGCTAATTTACAAATATCCACGCTCGCTTCTGTATGCCCTGTCCGCTCTAGCACTCCACCCTCTTTGGCAATCAAAGGAAAAATATGCCCCGGACGCACAAAATCATCAGGCTTTGCATTTGCCCTGCACATAAGATTTATAGTCAAATCACGCTCATAAGCAGAAATACCCGTTTTAGCTTCTTTAGCATCAATAGAAATAGTAAAGGCTGTTTCGTGATTAGAGCTATTATGACTAACCATTGGTGGCAAATCTAGCACATTGGCAATTTCTTTTGTAATAGAAACACAAATAAGCCCTCTTGCTTCTTGAGCCATAAAATTAATTTTCTCTGGCGTGCTAAAGATTCCCGCCATAACCAAATCGCCCTCATTTTCCCTATCTTCATCATCCATTATAATAATCATTTCACCATTTTTAATGGCTTTAATTGCTTCTTCTACTCTTAAAATCGCTTCCATAACTACCTAACAAATAAAAAAATAATCGCGCATTATAATGCAATTAAACTTAAATACTCTAAAGTAGCCACTTCAATAAATCCCTAAAAACAAGCCCTAAAAGAGATGCTTTAATCAAATAATCAAATATTTTTAGGATATTTTCTAAAATTCCTTGACAAAATAATAAAATTCAAATATAATTCCATTTCACTTTTTGTTGGGGTATCGCCAAGCGGTAAGGCAGCTGGTTTTGGTCCAGCCATTCCGAGGTTCGAATCCTTGTACCCCAGCCACTTTCAAAAACTTTCTATAATTTTTACATTTTTTTATCGCGGGGTAGAGCAGTCCGGTAGCTCGTTGGGCTCATAACCCAAAGGTCGGTGGTTCAAATCCGCCCCCCGCTACCAAATCTTTTTAAAAATCCAATTCGTGAGTTAGATTCCTAAACTTAATATCTTCTAATTGCTTTTTAATTTGCTTGTTTTCTTCTACTAACGAATCAAGTTGCGTTTGAAGCTGAGTAATATTGCGACTAGTGTAGTAAATATTATTTCGGATATAGATTTTTGGAATAAAAAGCAATAGCGCAAAAAACATTATCCCAATGGAAATACAAACCATTTTAAAAGAAATTTCTCTTTTTTCTAAATCAATTTGTAAAACTTCCTCTTTTTCCTGTGGATTTAAGCTTGTTTGCTCCATTGAAGCTAATAGCTCTTGGCTAGAAGTTTCACTAGTAGAAAAATTTGCTTGATAGGGACTTTCTTTTTGAATATTTTGTGATGATTCTCTAAAATCTTCTTGAATTCCCGATTCTTGGCTATTTTCTTTTTTAAACCGATCCCAAAAATTTGTTTTTTGAATTTTATCAGATTCTTTTAGGCGCAAAGATTCATAAGATTCCATTGTATCTCTTAATGCAAAAACTCAAAAATGCGCATCTTAGAACTACGCGCTCGAGGATTATCTTTAATCTCCTCTTCTTTTGGAATAATTGGCTTCTTATAAAGGCTTCTGCCCTTTTGATGATTTCTACTACACTCACATTTTAAAGCTTGTGGCGGACAAATACAAGGATTTTCCCATTGTTTAAATTTATTTTTAATAATCCTATCTTCCAAAGAATGAAAAGAAATAAGACAAAGTCGGCTAAAATCCTGCATTTCTTGAGAATCAAAAATTTTTAACATTGATTCTAATTCGCCTAGCTCATTATTTACTTCAATTCTTAAAGCCTGAAAAGCAAGTGTAGCGGGGTGAATTTTGGGGTGCTTAAAATGCTTGGCGATAAATTGACTAAGCATTTTTGCGCTTGTAATTTTTTCTTTTTTGCGCAATTCCACAATGCAGTGAGCAAGTTTCTTATACTCCCTAATCTCGCCAAAATCCCTAAAGATTCGCTCCAATTCAGTTAGTGGATATGAATTAACAATATCCTTTGCAGTAAAATTTTGACTTTGATCCATTCGCATATCAAGAAACTCTGAATCAAAACAAAATCCCCTCTCCTTGCTATCAAACTGCATTGAAGAAACTCCAATGTCTGCTAAGATTCCAACAACATTGCTCTCTCTTTGTAAAATCTGTTTTAAAACTCCGCTAAAGCGTCCATATTCGATGCTAAAACGATTTAAAAAAGGTTCTAAACGCTTCTTTGCAAGAGTGATTGCTTCATCATCTTGATCAATGCCTATGATTTTTAGCTTAGGATATTTTTCTAAAAGCGCCAAGCTATGCCCCCCAAATCCCAAAGTGCAATCAATCAAGATTCCACCCTTTTGATGGATTATTTCTGTATTAAAAGCTTCTAAAACTTCTTGCTTTAAAACCGAAATATGTGGAATTCTCATTCTTTTTCTCTTGAAATTTTAGCACCAAGCCCAGTGAGCTTGGCTTCAAGATTCTCATAACCTCTATCAAGATGATAGATTCGATGAATATGACTCTCTCCCTTTGCTACAAGAGCAGCCAAAACCAATGCGCTTGAAGCACGCAGATCTGTCGCCATAACATCTGCACCAAAAAGCTCACTTTTACCTTGAATTGTTGCTATATTGCCTTTTAGCTTGATATTTGCACCCATTCTTTGAAGCTCACTTACATGCATAAAGCGATTCTCAAAAAGTCTCTCTTGAATAATGCTACCCCCCTCACACTGCGTAGCTAAAGCCATGAATTGCGCTTGCATATCAGTAGGAAACCCAGGATACTCTGCTGTAGAAATCTCAAAACTTTGCCGATTCTTTGCAGGATAAATTGTAATTGAATCGCCTTTAATATCCATTGCAAAACCAATCTCCTCAAGCTTAGAGAGAACTGCTGTTAGATGAATGGGATTAAGGCGGTGCAATGTGATTTGTGAATTAGTAATGGCACCTGCGCAAAGATATGTCCCTGCCTCAATCCTATCTGGAATCACCTCAATATTAGCAGGAAAATTTAAAGGTTCTCTATTTGTGCCATAAATCTCAATTTCATCATTTCCGATGCCGCTAATCTCCACTCCACTTGCTTTTAAAACTTCACAAAGCTGAATTACTTCTGGCTCTTTTGCGGCATTGATGATTTGCGTTTTACCCTTTGCCATAGCAGCTGCCATTAAAATATTCTCGGTGCCTGTCACGGTGATTTTATCAAAATTTATCACACTCCCTTTTAAGCCCTCTTTTGCTTCTGCAACAATATATCCACCTTGCAGCCGAATCTCAGCACCCATTTTTTGAAACGCTTTAATGTGCAAATCTACAGGTCTTGCGCCAATAGCACAACCCCCTGGCAAGCTTACTTCGCAACAACCAAATCTCCCCAAAAGTGGTCCTAAAACAAGGATTGAAGCACGCATTTTACGCACAATATCATAATTGGCTTTTGTATTATTAAGTGTTTTTGCAACAATGCTTGTTGTGTGTTTATCTAGCTGAATAATTTCGCAACCAAGCATATTCAATAAAGAAAAAAATGTCTTAATATCCACTACATCAGGTAAATTACTTAAAGTCGCCCTTTCTTTAGAGAGCAAACTTAAGGCTATAAGTGGAAGTGCCGAATTTTTTGCTCCTGAAATTTGAATAGAACCTTGCAAACACGCTTGTCCCTCAATGCGTAAAAAATCCATTTTTTTCCTTTATTTTTTATTTTTCTCGCTACTTTCTCGATTTTTCAATGCCGCACTAATGAGTGTTTCAATTTCTTTTTTAAAATTTGGATTTGCCTTTACAAACTCTTCCCTATATCTTGCCACACTATCAATATCAACAGCAGAACAGCACGCCAAAGCCGAAATAAAATCCATCCTATCTTTATAATCTTTGCTTTCTTTCTTTAAGCTATCAAAATTTAAAAAGTTTTTCCTAAAAGCTTCTAAAATCTCATCTAATTCTTCCCTGCTAGGGCTATTTTGCAAAATTGAAATAAGGTATTGAATATTTTTTAGCAAATTATCCCTACTTTTTTGCGATTCAAGATAAGCTTGAATCTTACCTAGAATTAAAAAAGCACTTGTAAGTAAAGCAAAAGGCAACATCGCAAAAAATAATGCCACCCAAATAAAAAGATAAAATTGAAAGCTATACACTATTTGCCTTGATATTTTTCATAAAACACATTAGTTGCCCTAACAAATCCATCAACACTTCCGCAATCATAGCGCACACCCTGAAATTTATAGGCAAGCACCATTCCCTTTTTGCATTGCTCCATTAAGGCATCTGTAATTTGAATTTCACCATTTTTACCAGGTTTTGTGTGCTTTAAAATTTCAAAAATATCAGGAGTTAAAATATAGCGCCCAATAATGGCTAGATTACTTGGGGCTTCTTCTATGCTTGGCTTTTCAATCATATTATCCACCATAAAAACACCATCATCTACTTCTCTACCAGAAATCACTCCATATTTACTTACCTCTTCTTTTGCTACTTCTTCGACGGCAACGATAGAACATTTGTATTTTTTATAAATTTCACACATTTGAGATAGCACTCCAACACCACCCTCATTATCACACAAATCATCGCTTAAAATCACCCCAAAAGGCTCCTTGCCAATAAGATTTTCACCTATTAAAATCGCATGCCCTAATCCTTTCATTTCCATTTGTCTTGTATAAGAAAAAGTGCAAGTGTTTAAAAGGCGACGAATGTCTTTTAAATAACCCTCTTTACTAGTTCCTTGTATTTGGTGTTCTAATTCATAACTAATATCAAAATGATCTTCCAAAGAGCGTTTGCCCCTTCCTGTTACAATTGCCATATTAGCAATCCCTGCCTCAATTGCCTCCTCTACGCCATATTGTATTAAAGGCTTATTAACAATGGGTAGCATTTCCTTAGGTATTGCTTTTGTAGCTGGTAAAAATCTCGTTCCATATCCTGCAGCTGGAAATAGGCATTTTTTTATCATCATCTCTCCTTTTTAAATCAAATCTATCAAACCACTTTCGTAAAGTTTAAAAAATTGTGTTGCGATTCTTGGATTTTTTGAACCCCTTTTAGATGCAAAAATAAGAGCTTTTTTTCGAATATTTTCCCAATTATCGGGATTTTGCAACTCTAAAGGCAACTTTTTAAAATAACCTTGCAACACTTCTAAATATTCTTGATTGCCATGTGTATAAAACCCAATACAAAGTGGAAATCTCTCAAACAAAGCAATTTTATCTTCATTTCCCTCAAATCCAAAAATTTCATTCTCACTATGAAATTCTGGCATTAAATGGCGACGATTAGAAGTTATATAAAAGCGAATATTTTGTGGAAATTTCTCAATACTACCTTCTAAAATTGTTTTTAGATTCTTATATTCTTGATCATTTTCATTAAAACTCAAATCATCACAAAAAACGATAAACTTATAATCTTTGGTACGTAAAAAATCTAAAATTTCAGGCAACATTTTCAAGTCTTGTTTAAAAATTTGCAAGATTCTCAAACCTGCTTTAGAGTATTTTGGCAAAAGTGCTTTGATTAATGAAGATTTTCCACAACCTCTAGCGCCCCAGAGCAAAACATTCACACCCATTCCCTTAAACAAAAAAGATTCGGTATTGGCACATAAAAGCCCTATTTCTTTTTGTAAATTATAGAAATCTTCCCACTCATAATTTTCTAATTCATAAACTTGATGCAAATAGCCACTACTGCGATAAATGGCAGCACAATGTCGCTCACAATCCCATTCAAACTGTTTCATCAACGACTTCTTTTGGTTTTAACTTTATTGTTTAATGGTTTATTTTGTTTAGTTTTACAGCTAAAAGAATCACTTTTTTTATTGTAGCTAAAAATAATTTCACCGCCTTTTTCTAATTCACCAAAAAGCATTAAATCACTAAGAGGATTCTTAATTTTCTCTTGAATCACAAGCCCAAGAGGTCTTGCACCAAGCTCTGGATTATATCCAAGTTTAGCAAGTTGTTCTTTAGCGCTCTTATCTAGCAAAATATGGATATTTTTAGAAACAATTTGCTCGTTTAAATCGTTGATATTCTTCTCTACAATTTTTAGAATTTCTGCTTCGCTTAAAGGATTAAAAGCCACAATAGCATCCAAACGATTTCGGAATTCAGGTGTGAAATTGTCCTTAATGGCAGAATTGAATTTTGTCGCAGAATCTTGTGCAAAACCAAGTGTTGGAGCTTCTTTGGAGCCAACATTAGAAGTCATAATCAAAATCACCGAAGAAAAATCTGCACTCTCCCCATTATTGTCTGTTAGCTTGGCATTATCCATCACTTGCAAGAAAATATTCAAAACATCAGGGTGTGCCTTTTCTATCTCATCTAAAAGCAATAAAGTATGAGGATTTTTCTTAATCATTTCTGTAAGAATCCCTCCCTTATCATAGCCCACATAACCAGCAGGTGCGCCAATAAGTCCAGAGCTTGAATATTTCTCCATATATTCACTCATATCAATACGCTCAAAATTAATCCCTAAAGCCTTAGCGATTTCCTTAGCCAACTCTGTTTTCCCCACACCACTTGGACCGCTAAATAAAAAAGAACCAATGGGCTTATTAGGCGATCCAAGTCCAGCTTTATTTCGCTTGAGCGCTGTTACAATCTCTTTGATAGCCAAATCTTGCCCAAAGATTCTATTTTGTAGGTATTTTTCTAAGTTTCTTAAGAGATTCTTGTCATCTTTAGTGGCTTCAATCTCGGGAATCTTTGCCATTTTAGCCACCATTTGTTTAATGCTAGAGAGACTTACCTTGCCACTCTTGTTAGCTAGTTTATAAGCCGCTCCAACTTCATCAATCACATCAATTGCCTTATCAGGTAAAAAACGATCATGCAAATAACGGCTAGATAGCTCCACTGCTAACTTAAGCGATTCTAGCGGATAGGTAACATTATGGTGTTTTTCATAGTATTTTTTAACACCCTGTAAAATCAAAACCGCTTCTTCTTGACTAGGCTCATCCACATCAATTTTAGCAAATCGCCTTGAAAATGCTTTGTCTTTATCTAAAAAATTTCGGTATTCTGCATAGGTGCTAGCGCCAATACATCTAAGTTTTCCACTGCCAAGCATAGGC includes these proteins:
- a CDS encoding AAA family ATPase, encoding MIEISKELNYILQAAQSRAKHLGHEYLTLEHIFHSLLDSQTIKKAIEECGGNIKALKSQIERYLMHFLQSHPDVSELPIETLAVTRVIEIMVSHVKGAQRKEAQVGDLLAAILEEDKAFCTQLLKAQGITRLNILEYITENQDLQQTQKFEKDENKQESVLEKYCINLTQEAKEGKIDPIIGRDKEIERCLEVLLRRKKNNPLLVGEPGVGKTAIAEGLAIVLNQENNPLFGNEIFMLNMGALVAGTKYRGDFEKRIKALGEEVLERKNVILFIDEIHMLIGAGATNSGSMDASNLLKPMLGSGKLRCIGASTYAEYRNFLDKDKAFSRRFAKIDVDEPSQEEAVLILQGVKKYYEKHHNVTYPLESLKLAVELSSRYLHDRFLPDKAIDVIDEVGAAYKLANKSGKVSLSSIKQMVAKMAKIPEIEATKDDKNLLRNLEKYLQNRIFGQDLAIKEIVTALKRNKAGLGSPNKPIGSFLFSGPSGVGKTELAKEIAKALGINFERIDMSEYMEKYSSSGLIGAPAGYVGYDKGGILTEMIKKNPHTLLLLDEIEKAHPDVLNIFLQVMDNAKLTDNNGESADFSSVILIMTSNVGSKEAPTLGFAQDSATKFNSAIKDNFTPEFRNRLDAIVAFNPLSEAEILKIVEKNINDLNEQIVSKNIHILLDKSAKEQLAKLGYNPELGARPLGLVIQEKIKNPLSDLMLFGELEKGGEIIFSYNKKSDSFSCKTKQNKPLNNKVKTKRSR
- the tpx gene encoding thiol peroxidase translates to MVTFKGNSVSLSGKTLNVGDSAPKVDLIAGDLSVKSVGGANGKFQIINVVPSLDTGVCATQTRKFNEKAASLSNAEVSVVSLDLPFAQGRFCSTEGIKNVVALSDFRNKAFGEAYGVILAGSPLEGLLTRAVFVVNPEGKIVHKEIVSEITSEPDYEAALAAVK
- the murA gene encoding UDP-N-acetylglucosamine 1-carboxyvinyltransferase, translating into MDFLRIEGQACLQGSIQISGAKNSALPLIALSLLSKERATLSNLPDVVDIKTFFSLLNMLGCEIIQLDKHTTSIVAKTLNNTKANYDIVRKMRASILVLGPLLGRFGCCEVSLPGGCAIGARPVDLHIKAFQKMGAEIRLQGGYIVAEAKEGLKGSVINFDKITVTGTENILMAAAMAKGKTQIINAAKEPEVIQLCEVLKASGVEISGIGNDEIEIYGTNREPLNFPANIEVIPDRIEAGTYLCAGAITNSQITLHRLNPIHLTAVLSKLEEIGFAMDIKGDSITIYPAKNRQSFEISTAEYPGFPTDMQAQFMALATQCEGGSIIQERLFENRFMHVSELQRMGANIKLKGNIATIQGKSELFGADVMATDLRASSALVLAALVAKGESHIHRIYHLDRGYENLEAKLTGLGAKISREKE
- a CDS encoding bifunctional 3,4-dihydroxy-2-butanone 4-phosphate synthase/GTP cyclohydrolase II, whose amino-acid sequence is MEAILRVEEAIKAIKNGEMIIIMDDEDRENEGDLVMAGIFSTPEKINFMAQEARGLICVSITKEIANVLDLPPMVSHNSSNHETAFTISIDAKEAKTGISAYERDLTINLMCRANAKPDDFVRPGHIFPLIAKEGGVLERTGHTEASVDICKLAGLKPISVICEIMREDGLMARRGDKFLSEFSIKHNLKILYVSDLIQYRLSFENLIAILSKESCQFLQTKTEKIKIKDHLNRIHTIFKIGNPLQNPLVKFHTITQDLMLLEDTEKFNGLMNAIGKLKSEGGYLIFLATEANKDIKGLGIGAQILKALEIRDFKLLTTSKFDENDCGMLSGFDLKILERIEI
- a CDS encoding YqiA/YcfP family alpha/beta fold hydrolase, yielding MLLYLHGFRSVGLCYKGSLIASFAPNALTPNLPYVPDLAIELIENFIKKYQKTQKICLVGSSLGGYYATFLAEKYQLKAVLINPVINAYQTLLPAIGKVSVPYNGESFIWTLDLIESLKKYYVEAINPSLYCVLLQKGDRILDYRVAAQKFKDSKLVIEEGGSHHFDNFLSQKDLLLSWDS
- a CDS encoding DUF815 domain-containing protein; amino-acid sequence: MKQFEWDCERHCAAIYRSSGYLHQVYELENYEWEDFYNLQKEIGLLCANTESFLFKGMGVNVLLWGARGCGKSSLIKALLPKYSKAGLRILQIFKQDLKMLPEILDFLRTKDYKFIVFCDDLSFNENDQEYKNLKTILEGSIEKFPQNIRFYITSNRRHLMPEFHSENEIFGFEGNEDKIALFERFPLCIGFYTHGNQEYLEVLQGYFKKLPLELQNPDNWENIRKKALIFASKRGSKNPRIATQFFKLYESGLIDLI
- the galU gene encoding UTP--glucose-1-phosphate uridylyltransferase GalU, coding for MIKKCLFPAAGYGTRFLPATKAIPKEMLPIVNKPLIQYGVEEAIEAGIANMAIVTGRGKRSLEDHFDISYELEHQIQGTSKEGYLKDIRRLLNTCTFSYTRQMEMKGLGHAILIGENLIGKEPFGVILSDDLCDNEGGVGVLSQMCEIYKKYKCSIVAVEEVAKEEVSKYGVISGREVDDGVFMVDNMIEKPSIEEAPSNLAIIGRYILTPDIFEILKHTKPGKNGEIQITDALMEQCKKGMVLAYKFQGVRYDCGSVDGFVRATNVFYEKYQGK
- the rsmH gene encoding 16S rRNA (cytosine(1402)-N(4))-methyltransferase RsmH, whose translation is MRIPHISVLKQEVLEAFNTEIIHQKGGILIDCTLGFGGHSLALLEKYPKLKIIGIDQDDEAITLAKKRLEPFLNRFSIEYGRFSGVLKQILQRESNVVGILADIGVSSMQFDSKERGFCFDSEFLDMRMDQSQNFTAKDIVNSYPLTELERIFRDFGEIREYKKLAHCIVELRKKEKITSAKMLSQFIAKHFKHPKIHPATLAFQALRIEVNNELGELESMLKIFDSQEMQDFSRLCLISFHSLEDRIIKNKFKQWENPCICPPQALKCECSRNHQKGRSLYKKPIIPKEEEIKDNPRARSSKMRIFEFLH